A single window of Rubripirellula lacrimiformis DNA harbors:
- a CDS encoding sugar porter family MFS transporter: protein MPSRLFIWSLTAALAGFLFGFDTVVISGAEKTIQELWSLGEFEHGLAMSMALWGTVFGSLIGGYPTDRFGRKATLLWIGIFYVVSAVWSGLATDVYSFMVARFIGGVGVGISTVAAPLYISEIAPPERRGRLAGMFQFNIVFGILVAFASNAAIAGIGPNAWRWMLGVEAIPAVIYSLMCIGLPESPRWLIVRRGDVARAKQTIAAANPDATEAHVNDLAEQIETSRDGQATRGGFWNLRLRGPVSWAFLIAFFNQLSGINAILYFAPRIFEKAGMGEQTALLQSIGIGVTNLIFTFVGLWLIDRLGRRTLMFVGSIGYIASLGLCAWAFQSETFAIVPMCIFAFIAAHAVGQGAVIWVFISEIFPNQYRAVGQSLGSFTHWIFAALLTLFFPSMVTAFPASLVFLFFCLMMVIQLLWVIFVMPETKGVPLEQIERKYAASKSTR from the coding sequence ATGCCCAGCCGTTTGTTCATTTGGTCTTTGACCGCTGCTCTGGCCGGGTTCCTGTTTGGTTTCGATACCGTCGTGATCTCGGGAGCCGAAAAGACGATCCAAGAACTGTGGTCGTTAGGCGAATTCGAGCACGGCTTGGCGATGAGCATGGCGCTGTGGGGGACCGTTTTCGGTTCGTTGATCGGCGGCTACCCGACGGATCGATTTGGGCGAAAAGCGACGCTATTGTGGATCGGGATTTTTTACGTGGTGTCGGCGGTCTGGTCCGGCCTCGCGACCGACGTGTACTCGTTCATGGTGGCACGTTTCATCGGTGGTGTGGGAGTCGGTATATCGACGGTTGCGGCTCCGCTTTACATTTCTGAGATCGCGCCGCCGGAGCGTCGTGGTCGCTTGGCGGGCATGTTTCAGTTCAACATCGTGTTTGGAATCCTGGTTGCGTTTGCATCCAATGCGGCAATAGCCGGGATCGGACCCAACGCGTGGCGATGGATGCTGGGCGTCGAAGCGATCCCCGCGGTCATCTACAGTTTGATGTGCATCGGGCTGCCAGAGAGTCCCCGTTGGCTGATCGTTCGGCGTGGGGATGTCGCCCGTGCCAAGCAAACCATCGCGGCGGCCAATCCAGACGCGACCGAGGCGCACGTGAATGATCTGGCTGAGCAGATCGAAACTTCCCGCGATGGTCAGGCGACCAGAGGCGGATTCTGGAATTTGCGTCTCCGCGGCCCCGTCAGCTGGGCGTTTTTGATCGCGTTTTTCAATCAGCTTTCGGGGATCAACGCGATCCTGTATTTCGCACCGCGGATCTTCGAAAAAGCGGGGATGGGGGAACAAACGGCTCTGTTGCAGTCGATCGGAATCGGCGTCACTAATCTAATCTTTACCTTTGTCGGATTGTGGTTGATCGACCGACTAGGCCGGCGGACGCTGATGTTCGTCGGGTCGATCGGATACATCGCATCGCTGGGGCTGTGTGCGTGGGCTTTCCAAAGCGAAACCTTCGCCATCGTGCCGATGTGCATCTTTGCGTTCATCGCAGCGCACGCGGTCGGTCAAGGTGCTGTGATCTGGGTGTTCATCTCCGAGATCTTTCCCAACCAATATCGCGCGGTTGGTCAGTCCCTGGGGAGTTTCACGCACTGGATCTTTGCGGCCCTGTTGACGTTGTTCTTTCCTAGCATGGTGACGGCGTTTCCCGCGTCACTGGTGTTCTTGTTTTTCTGTTTGATGATGGTGATTCAATTGTTGTGGGTCATCTTTGTGATGCCCGAAACCAAAGGGGTCCCGCTGGAACAGATCGAGCGGAAGTATGCGGCCAGCAAGTCAACGCGATAG
- a CDS encoding sulfatase: MFRTIATLAVIAAANLLVHAESTAQRPNVLLICIDDLRPELGCYGVDYIQSPNIDRLASQSRLFRHHYVQAPTCGASRNALLTGVYGGRSNNALFQRAEQMEQDKPVPVSMPGWFRQNGYATVSVGKVSHHPGGRGGPNWDDPAIPEMPGAWDRHLLPAGPWQHPRGAMHGLANGEIRVDRSKMDVFQSTTGADEIYPDGLITNEAISQLDALANDGDQPFFLAVGIIRPHLPFGAPAKYMQPYRDAKLPAIPHPTKPAGKTTWHGSGEFMTYNRWDRNPNQDAEFALEVRRHYAACVSYADAMVGRILDQLSASPAADNTVVVLWGDHGWHLGEHAIWGKHALFEESLRSPLIIRAVGTASDGVPNDAVVETVDLFPTLCELTNLNAPDGLVGQSLVPAIKNNANHDGTAIAYNSKAETIRSPSHRLTVHRDGSLELYDHRTPEGETRNLAKEEPEVVAQLKQQLTDRLNQAATKSAKSK; encoded by the coding sequence ATGTTTCGAACCATCGCCACCTTAGCGGTCATCGCAGCCGCCAACCTATTGGTCCACGCGGAATCGACGGCCCAGCGTCCGAATGTGCTCTTGATCTGCATCGATGATTTGCGCCCGGAATTAGGATGCTATGGAGTCGATTACATCCAGTCGCCGAACATTGATCGGCTGGCGTCGCAAAGTCGCCTATTTCGGCACCATTACGTCCAAGCTCCCACTTGTGGTGCATCGCGCAACGCGCTGCTGACCGGCGTCTACGGTGGACGTTCCAACAACGCATTGTTCCAGCGGGCCGAACAAATGGAACAAGACAAACCGGTTCCGGTCAGCATGCCGGGATGGTTTCGGCAGAACGGTTATGCGACGGTTTCGGTAGGCAAAGTATCGCACCACCCCGGCGGCCGTGGCGGGCCGAACTGGGATGATCCCGCGATCCCCGAGATGCCCGGTGCCTGGGACCGCCATCTATTGCCGGCAGGTCCATGGCAACATCCGCGTGGCGCGATGCACGGGCTTGCCAATGGCGAGATCCGCGTGGATCGATCTAAAATGGACGTGTTCCAGTCGACCACAGGCGCCGACGAAATCTACCCCGATGGTTTGATCACCAACGAAGCGATCAGCCAACTGGACGCGCTGGCAAACGACGGCGACCAACCCTTTTTCTTGGCCGTCGGCATTATCCGCCCACACCTGCCCTTTGGTGCACCGGCAAAGTACATGCAGCCCTATCGCGATGCCAAACTGCCAGCGATCCCTCACCCCACCAAACCGGCGGGAAAGACGACGTGGCACGGGTCGGGTGAATTCATGACCTACAACCGATGGGACCGCAATCCAAACCAGGACGCCGAGTTCGCGTTGGAAGTGCGTCGCCATTACGCTGCCTGCGTTTCGTACGCCGACGCAATGGTGGGCCGTATTCTGGATCAGTTGTCAGCCAGCCCAGCGGCCGACAATACCGTTGTCGTGCTATGGGGCGACCACGGATGGCACTTGGGCGAGCACGCGATCTGGGGCAAGCATGCCTTGTTCGAAGAATCGCTGCGATCGCCACTGATCATTCGCGCTGTCGGCACCGCCAGCGATGGTGTGCCCAACGACGCAGTGGTCGAAACGGTCGACCTGTTTCCAACGCTGTGCGAACTGACCAACCTGAACGCTCCCGATGGATTGGTCGGCCAGTCGCTGGTCCCTGCGATCAAGAACAACGCCAATCACGATGGCACTGCGATCGCCTACAACAGCAAAGCGGAAACCATTCGTAGCCCAAGCCACCGTTTGACCGTCCATCGCGACGGTTCGCTAGAACTGTACGATCACCGAACTCCCGAAGGCGAAACTCGCAACCTAGCGAAAGAGGAACCCGAAGTTGTCGCCCAGCTGAAACAACAATTGACGGATCGATTGAACCAGGCTGCGACCAAGTCCGCTAAATCGAAGTAG
- a CDS encoding multidrug effflux MFS transporter — translation MPRRLYICFLGLLAAAPPLATDMYLPAIPSITQQWQVETSQLHLSLVLWFVAYSVTLMVWGSLSDRFGRRPILLTGLALFTISSLLCGLSQNVMQLIAWRILQGTGAAGASSMVMAIARDQFEGKERQRVLAWIGVILGVAPMVAPSIGAAIMQFASWRWIFVMQATLSTLTLVLALVMYRETALALEATGVAGMFQRYGRLAMNRNFIFISATTAVLAAPLLGFVAFSPIAFMIHFGMNEQQFALLFGANAICVILGSVACTKVIHRYSEFRLLTIAFVGCCVGGGVILVTGNSGWPYFSAGMALYSFFFGLSRPLVTHLVLEQVDRDIGAASSVIVCQQFLCGACGMAISTYHWDQPFVVFGILATVSPLVTLACWPWILRWISHPVPSEPQAQVNRVR, via the coding sequence ATGCCAAGACGACTTTACATTTGCTTTCTGGGTTTGCTCGCCGCGGCGCCACCACTGGCGACCGACATGTACTTGCCGGCGATTCCATCGATCACCCAGCAGTGGCAGGTCGAGACGTCACAGCTGCATCTGTCGTTGGTTTTGTGGTTCGTCGCGTATAGCGTGACGTTGATGGTCTGGGGCAGTCTGTCCGATCGGTTTGGTCGGCGTCCGATATTGCTAACCGGCTTGGCGTTGTTCACGATTTCGTCGCTGCTGTGCGGTCTTTCGCAAAACGTGATGCAATTGATCGCTTGGCGTATTCTGCAGGGGACAGGGGCGGCGGGCGCTTCGTCGATGGTGATGGCGATCGCGCGCGACCAGTTCGAAGGAAAGGAACGGCAACGAGTGCTCGCATGGATCGGCGTCATCCTAGGAGTCGCGCCGATGGTCGCACCGTCGATTGGCGCTGCGATCATGCAGTTCGCAAGTTGGCGCTGGATCTTTGTGATGCAGGCGACACTGTCGACATTGACGTTGGTGTTGGCGCTGGTGATGTACCGCGAAACGGCCTTGGCGTTGGAGGCAACCGGGGTGGCCGGCATGTTCCAACGCTACGGGCGGCTGGCGATGAACCGAAATTTCATCTTCATCAGTGCGACGACCGCCGTGCTTGCCGCGCCGCTATTAGGCTTCGTCGCATTTTCGCCAATCGCATTCATGATTCATTTTGGCATGAACGAGCAACAGTTTGCGTTGCTGTTTGGCGCCAATGCAATTTGTGTCATCCTCGGTTCGGTGGCATGCACCAAGGTGATCCATCGGTATAGCGAATTTCGATTGCTGACGATTGCCTTTGTAGGCTGTTGCGTCGGCGGCGGTGTGATTTTGGTCACGGGGAATTCCGGGTGGCCATACTTTTCCGCTGGCATGGCGCTGTATTCATTCTTCTTTGGTTTAAGTCGACCCTTGGTGACTCACTTGGTTCTAGAACAAGTGGATCGAGACATCGGAGCCGCGTCGTCCGTGATCGTGTGCCAACAATTCCTTTGCGGTGCCTGCGGGATGGCGATCAGCACGTACCACTGGGACCAACCCTTTGTGGTTTTTGGAATTTTGGCCACGGTCAGTCCATTGGTGACGTTGGCGTGTTGGCCATGGATTCTGAGATGGATTTCGCATCCGGTGCCGTCGGAACCACAGGCTCAAGTCAATCGCGTCCGATAG
- a CDS encoding dienelactone hydrolase family protein: MTRKEAHQFDQAIIDLYDDYAHGRLTRRDYVKRLAAFAVGGLTVETLEQSLAPNYALAQQVKPDDARIVSEMITYDSPHGGGKIKGLLARPAKGEKFPAVLVIHENRGLNPYIQDVARRLAVDGFLALAPDALTPLGGYPGNDDEGRAMQARRDGAEMTQDFIAAAKWLDTSDQSTGKVGAVGFCYGGGVVNQLAVMIPDVIDAGVPFYGRQPDAAEVSKIKSPLMIQNAGLDKRILAGAAAYEEALQDAGVEYQSFVYEDVNHGFHNDTTPRYDAAAAKLAWQRTIAFFRRTLTS, translated from the coding sequence ATGACACGCAAAGAAGCGCACCAGTTTGATCAGGCCATCATTGATCTATACGACGACTACGCACACGGTCGATTGACACGTCGCGATTACGTCAAGCGGTTGGCGGCGTTCGCAGTGGGCGGCTTAACGGTCGAAACCTTGGAACAATCGCTCGCCCCCAACTACGCGCTGGCTCAGCAGGTCAAGCCGGACGACGCACGCATCGTCTCGGAAATGATCACATACGATTCGCCCCACGGTGGTGGAAAGATCAAGGGACTGTTGGCTCGGCCAGCGAAGGGGGAAAAGTTTCCGGCCGTGTTGGTGATCCACGAAAACCGTGGCCTGAATCCGTACATCCAAGACGTCGCGCGGCGATTGGCCGTGGATGGATTCCTGGCGCTGGCCCCCGATGCGTTGACTCCGCTGGGTGGTTATCCGGGCAATGATGACGAAGGGCGGGCCATGCAGGCTCGTCGCGACGGAGCCGAAATGACACAGGACTTCATCGCAGCGGCAAAGTGGTTGGATACAAGCGATCAATCGACCGGCAAAGTCGGTGCGGTCGGATTCTGTTATGGCGGCGGCGTTGTCAATCAATTGGCCGTGATGATTCCCGACGTGATCGATGCGGGAGTTCCGTTCTATGGGCGCCAACCCGATGCAGCCGAAGTGTCCAAAATCAAATCACCGCTGATGATCCAGAACGCCGGTTTGGACAAACGGATTTTGGCCGGGGCGGCGGCTTATGAGGAAGCATTGCAGGACGCGGGAGTCGAGTATCAGTCGTTTGTTTATGAAGACGTCAATCACGGATTCCACAATGACACGACCCCACGCTACGACGCAGCGGCGGCGAAGTTGGCGTGGCAGCGGACGATCGCATTCTTTCGGCGGACGCTAACGAGTTGA
- a CDS encoding efflux RND transporter periplasmic adaptor subunit, translated as MPPPIPDVPAISNRSASFPISAGLALAVSTAVVLLSAGCRPADVADDGADQSSEMPTISADTFTVQLQSWPTIVRSQGSLHPDEHAVVGAKIGGRVDLVHVEIGDFVQQDDPLATLDQQETLLRIVQAEAQLLQARSTVGLLEGQSADDLDPKNAPPVREAKAIWDEGVAAFERAKTLNRRNAMSAAEFEQAAAAERVSEAQYVSSLNSVAERLASIAVRRAELAIAKQQLADSVVRAPFTGYIQQRDIAPGTYVATGQPIAVMVRTSPLRFRGAVPERHAQALRLGQEVRLTIQSVETPSIATITRISPMLDPRSRTLMFEAEVGNDDHQLRSGLFAEAEVVIDPAAQAIVLPESAVVEFAGNQKVWKVIEGVAAEQTIVTSDRRDGFRRVDDGLVVGDQVFVDGSQGMVAKVSVPGPQAVVAANESATGDSKHLGDGAGKTDAAEVSDSSVPANSRPQDDPNTRESS; from the coding sequence GTGCCCCCACCAATCCCTGACGTACCAGCGATTTCCAATCGCTCGGCAAGCTTCCCGATTTCGGCGGGCTTGGCTCTGGCTGTATCGACCGCTGTTGTCTTGTTATCGGCTGGCTGCCGACCGGCGGACGTCGCCGATGACGGTGCCGACCAGTCTTCCGAAATGCCGACGATTTCAGCCGACACCTTCACCGTGCAGCTGCAGAGTTGGCCGACGATTGTCCGTAGTCAGGGAAGCCTGCATCCGGATGAGCACGCGGTGGTCGGCGCAAAGATCGGTGGTCGCGTGGATTTGGTGCACGTGGAAATCGGCGACTTTGTCCAACAGGACGATCCGCTGGCGACATTGGATCAGCAGGAAACGCTGCTCCGTATCGTTCAAGCCGAAGCCCAATTGTTGCAAGCCCGTTCGACGGTGGGATTGCTGGAAGGTCAGTCGGCCGACGACTTGGACCCGAAAAATGCACCTCCGGTTCGCGAAGCAAAAGCGATTTGGGATGAAGGGGTCGCCGCGTTTGAACGAGCCAAAACACTCAATCGCCGCAACGCCATGTCGGCTGCCGAATTCGAACAAGCGGCAGCCGCCGAGCGAGTTTCCGAGGCCCAGTATGTTTCTTCGCTCAATAGCGTGGCCGAGCGACTGGCGTCGATTGCCGTCCGCCGGGCCGAACTAGCGATCGCTAAACAACAGCTGGCGGATTCCGTCGTGCGCGCCCCGTTCACTGGCTATATCCAACAACGCGATATCGCCCCGGGGACCTATGTGGCGACGGGCCAGCCGATCGCGGTCATGGTACGCACCAGCCCGCTGCGTTTTCGCGGCGCTGTTCCTGAACGTCACGCCCAGGCGTTGCGTTTGGGCCAGGAGGTCCGATTGACCATCCAATCGGTGGAAACACCTTCGATTGCAACCATCACACGGATCAGCCCCATGCTGGACCCGCGTTCGCGAACTCTGATGTTCGAAGCCGAAGTGGGCAACGATGACCATCAGCTACGCAGCGGGTTGTTCGCCGAAGCAGAGGTGGTGATCGATCCGGCCGCCCAGGCGATCGTGTTGCCGGAATCTGCGGTCGTGGAGTTTGCGGGCAACCAAAAAGTCTGGAAGGTCATCGAAGGCGTTGCGGCGGAACAAACCATCGTGACCTCGGATCGTCGCGACGGATTTCGCCGCGTTGACGATGGCCTCGTCGTTGGCGATCAAGTGTTTGTCGACGGTTCGCAAGGCATGGTCGCGAAGGTGTCGGTTCCTGGTCCACAGGCCGTTGTTGCCGCCAACGAATCGGCGACGGGCGATTCGAAACACCTCGGCGACGGGGCCGGCAAGACCGACGCCGCCGAGGTTTCGGATTCAAGCGTTCCCGCCAATTCTCGCCCGCAAGACGATCCGAACACGCGAGAGTCTTCATGA
- a CDS encoding efflux RND transporter permease subunit: MYWLAEVSVKRPVFALMLITALVVAGIVAFPSLGVDRFPSMDMPEIYVSTEYVGAAAEEIESEVSSVIEDAVATVAGIEELRSISRDGRSFVIITVELDRDIDAAIQDVRDAVAGVVRRLPAGIEPPVVEKRDMESSPIMTLAVSGQRSSRELFVLAERNVKNVIESSHGVGEVVIAGAADRAIQVDIDADRLAAHQLSILQVREALVRQNAEVPGGRVDEGGRELTMRTLGRFENSADFADLVVNTVDGVPVRLSDLGSVTDGTKEVRTLASLNGQPAVVLEIQRQSGQNTVAVIDAIKQRLPRCNALLPDDVTVTIIQDQSRYIVEALHEIERHLISGSILACLTVLLFMRSWRSTVIAAVAIPASIIATFAFMRWFDFTLNNVTMLALVLMVGVVIDDAIVVLENVFHCIEEKGMDPIEASIQGTREIALAVLATTVSLVIVFLPVSFLSSVTGRMLFQFGVTATVAILISMLISFSLTPMMCSKLLRRSKKVDAGDTAASRRGFYSYVERSYLWMLALSLRFRWVVLAVVVLVIASNVPLSQLVQRDYVPLNVDESEFEVRAEARQGASILAMRQAIERVESVLRNVEGVETVLATVGTRGGGDVNRAGFFIRLQDSKQRSFSLSRLADGLLAGDVGAAWRGNFTQRQKMTEIRALLKTIPDLRLSVRNLTSLRQGAPVDIDFAITGSDADRLLEFSDQLRQRAKQIPGLVDVMSTLRIDNPELLVHIDRPRAAAMGVAVQEIADTLRVAVGGDDRVSRYLDRSAGDAYDVELRLVGMDRNDVPSISQLFVRTNPNAASRPSENLVAPVSTLASRNVVATNTVPGMASLTRLDNVVTFDVSTSASRIDRLSRQRMVAVRANIADGYALADRIAALQAAADEIGVPPGFNVEVLGGGRELERTIADFGWTFLLSFVFMYIVLAAQYENLVYPVIILLSLPIAVPFGLISLYWGGETLNLYSALGILVLFGVVKKAAILQVDHTNTLRSQGLLRHDAIMLANRDRLRPILMTTISFVAGLLPLLIATGPGAEERRSIAVLAAGGQTLSLLLTLLAIPVLYTFVDDLSRIASRIGKGSSANEA, encoded by the coding sequence ATGTACTGGCTCGCTGAAGTCTCGGTCAAACGACCGGTGTTCGCGCTGATGTTGATCACAGCCTTGGTGGTCGCTGGAATTGTGGCCTTTCCTTCGCTAGGCGTTGACCGATTTCCCAGCATGGATATGCCGGAAATCTACGTCAGCACCGAGTACGTCGGGGCGGCGGCCGAGGAAATTGAATCGGAAGTCAGCAGCGTCATCGAAGATGCGGTCGCGACCGTCGCAGGGATCGAAGAATTACGATCCATTTCACGCGATGGTCGTTCGTTTGTAATCATCACTGTCGAACTCGACCGCGACATCGACGCTGCGATTCAAGACGTGCGCGATGCGGTCGCCGGGGTGGTCAGACGATTGCCCGCGGGCATCGAACCGCCCGTCGTCGAAAAACGCGACATGGAATCGTCACCCATCATGACGTTGGCCGTTTCGGGGCAACGTTCATCACGCGAACTATTCGTGTTGGCCGAACGGAACGTCAAGAACGTCATCGAATCGTCACACGGTGTGGGCGAGGTCGTCATCGCGGGGGCAGCCGACCGCGCCATCCAAGTCGACATCGACGCCGACCGATTGGCGGCCCATCAGCTATCGATCCTGCAGGTTCGCGAAGCCCTGGTGCGACAGAACGCGGAAGTGCCCGGTGGCCGCGTCGACGAAGGCGGTCGCGAATTGACGATGCGGACGCTCGGGCGGTTCGAGAACTCTGCCGATTTTGCCGACCTGGTGGTGAACACCGTGGATGGCGTCCCCGTTCGACTAAGCGACCTGGGCAGTGTCACCGACGGCACCAAAGAAGTTCGCACGTTGGCTAGTTTGAATGGTCAGCCAGCGGTGGTTTTGGAAATCCAACGCCAATCGGGACAGAATACCGTCGCTGTGATCGATGCAATCAAACAGCGACTGCCACGTTGCAACGCTCTGCTGCCCGATGATGTTACGGTCACGATCATTCAAGACCAGTCGCGTTACATTGTCGAAGCGCTTCACGAGATTGAACGTCACTTGATTTCTGGCAGCATCCTGGCCTGCCTGACGGTGTTGTTGTTCATGCGATCATGGCGATCGACCGTCATTGCAGCGGTCGCCATCCCGGCGTCGATCATCGCGACGTTCGCGTTCATGCGGTGGTTCGATTTCACGTTGAACAATGTCACGATGCTGGCGTTGGTGTTGATGGTAGGCGTGGTGATCGATGACGCGATCGTTGTGCTGGAGAACGTCTTTCACTGTATCGAAGAAAAGGGGATGGACCCGATCGAAGCGTCCATCCAAGGCACCCGAGAAATCGCATTGGCGGTCTTGGCGACCACCGTGTCGCTGGTGATCGTATTCTTGCCAGTGTCGTTCTTGTCCAGTGTTACCGGACGAATGCTGTTCCAGTTCGGCGTTACCGCGACCGTTGCGATTCTGATTTCGATGCTGATCAGTTTCTCTTTGACGCCGATGATGTGCAGCAAGTTGTTGCGACGAAGCAAGAAAGTGGATGCGGGCGACACCGCGGCATCACGCCGAGGATTTTATTCCTATGTGGAACGCAGCTATCTGTGGATGTTGGCGTTGTCACTGCGTTTCCGTTGGGTCGTGCTTGCCGTCGTCGTTCTGGTGATCGCGTCGAATGTCCCGCTAAGCCAACTGGTACAGCGTGATTATGTTCCGCTGAATGTCGATGAATCCGAATTCGAAGTGCGTGCCGAGGCGCGTCAGGGGGCCAGCATCTTGGCCATGCGGCAGGCGATCGAAAGAGTCGAATCGGTGCTTCGCAACGTCGAAGGCGTCGAAACGGTGTTAGCGACCGTCGGGACGCGTGGCGGAGGCGACGTGAATCGAGCCGGATTTTTCATTCGATTGCAGGACAGCAAGCAGAGATCGTTTTCTTTGTCCCGGTTGGCAGACGGATTGTTGGCCGGAGACGTCGGGGCGGCGTGGCGTGGGAATTTTACCCAGCGTCAGAAAATGACCGAGATCCGCGCTCTGCTAAAAACGATTCCCGACTTGCGATTGTCGGTGCGAAATCTGACCTCGCTTCGACAAGGCGCCCCGGTCGACATTGACTTTGCGATCACCGGTTCGGATGCCGATCGATTGTTGGAATTCAGCGACCAGCTTCGGCAACGTGCCAAGCAGATCCCGGGGCTGGTGGACGTGATGTCGACGCTGCGAATTGACAATCCGGAATTGCTGGTTCACATCGATCGACCACGGGCGGCCGCGATGGGTGTAGCGGTTCAAGAAATTGCAGACACGTTGCGAGTCGCCGTCGGTGGCGACGATCGTGTTTCTCGCTACTTGGATCGATCCGCCGGGGATGCCTACGATGTGGAGTTGCGGTTGGTCGGCATGGACCGAAACGACGTGCCATCGATCTCGCAACTGTTCGTGCGGACCAACCCGAACGCCGCCAGTCGACCGAGCGAAAATTTGGTAGCTCCCGTGTCGACATTGGCAAGTCGCAACGTCGTCGCCACCAACACGGTGCCGGGAATGGCATCGCTGACGCGATTGGACAACGTCGTCACCTTCGACGTCAGCACGTCGGCATCGCGGATCGACCGGCTTAGTCGGCAGCGAATGGTAGCCGTGCGAGCCAACATTGCAGACGGCTATGCCCTGGCGGACCGGATCGCGGCGCTGCAGGCAGCAGCCGACGAAATCGGAGTGCCGCCCGGTTTCAATGTCGAGGTCTTGGGGGGTGGGCGTGAATTGGAGCGGACGATCGCCGATTTCGGTTGGACGTTCCTGTTGTCGTTCGTGTTCATGTACATCGTGTTGGCGGCCCAATACGAAAATTTGGTTTACCCCGTTATCATCCTGTTGTCGCTTCCGATCGCCGTTCCGTTTGGTTTGATCAGTCTGTACTGGGGTGGTGAGACTCTGAACTTGTACTCGGCGCTTGGGATTTTGGTGCTGTTTGGCGTCGTCAAGAAGGCCGCCATTTTGCAAGTCGATCACACCAACACGCTTCGTTCTCAAGGACTGCTGCGACACGACGCGATCATGCTGGCCAACCGTGATCGATTGCGGCCCATTTTGATGACCACGATCTCGTTTGTTGCCGGTCTGCTTCCACTGTTGATCGCCACCGGTCCGGGAGCCGAGGAACGTCGCTCGATCGCGGTGTTGGCGGCCGGGGGGCAAACGTTGTCGTTGCTTTTGACCCTGCTGGCGATCCCCGTGCTGTACACTTTCGTCGATGATTTAAGCCGGATCGCTTCAAGAATTGGAAAAGGAAGCTCGGCAAACGAAGCCTAG
- a CDS encoding aldehyde dehydrogenase family protein, with the protein MKTYQHWIDGQDAGEPDACEPDAGVFDVLNPEDDSVIATAVRGTVDDVARAIAAADAAWATYRKTSPSQREGWLLAAADLLESDGQRLVELLVSEVGSPISKARREIATSAGVLRSAAGTCRRQTGQTIPTDVPGRVSYSVRCPLGVVAGITPFNVPLIKGIKHSAMPLATGNTVVLLPSPQAPGVAIEIARLYHQAGFPLGAFNVVLGYGDQIGDALTGASAVRAVGFTGSNDVGRHIAGRCGASRKRFTLEMGGKNPLIVMDDADLDQAVKAAIAGAFLFQGQICMSSSRILVARSIIDSFTQRLAAAAQGLSLGDLREPSTMIGPIIHERQRSKIRRHVDDAIRRGATLVTGGKWVQNRFQPTVLSNVPADAVIHREETFGPVAVIEPFDAVDQAIDLANSTNFGLTASVFTSSLKTALRCVDEIDAGMVHVNEMTIQEEAHVPFGGNRDSGFGREGSEVGIDTYTEWKWVTIHGLG; encoded by the coding sequence ATGAAAACTTATCAGCACTGGATCGATGGCCAAGATGCAGGCGAACCCGACGCGTGCGAACCCGACGCAGGGGTTTTTGATGTACTGAATCCCGAGGATGATTCGGTGATCGCCACGGCGGTTCGCGGCACGGTCGATGACGTGGCCCGTGCCATCGCTGCGGCGGACGCGGCATGGGCGACTTATCGAAAAACGAGTCCGAGCCAGCGGGAAGGATGGCTTTTGGCAGCCGCCGATCTGCTGGAATCCGATGGGCAGCGGCTGGTGGAGCTGTTGGTTTCCGAGGTCGGTTCACCGATCAGCAAGGCGCGGCGGGAGATCGCCACGTCCGCCGGTGTCCTGCGATCCGCCGCCGGGACCTGCCGCCGCCAAACCGGGCAAACGATCCCAACCGATGTTCCGGGGCGTGTCAGCTATAGCGTCCGCTGTCCGTTGGGGGTGGTCGCGGGGATCACGCCGTTCAATGTGCCGCTGATCAAAGGAATCAAACACAGTGCGATGCCGCTAGCGACCGGCAACACCGTGGTGCTGCTGCCGTCGCCCCAGGCCCCCGGTGTGGCGATCGAGATTGCCCGACTGTATCACCAGGCGGGATTTCCGCTGGGTGCATTCAACGTGGTGTTGGGCTATGGCGATCAGATTGGCGACGCGTTGACGGGGGCATCTGCGGTTCGCGCCGTCGGTTTTACCGGATCCAACGATGTTGGGCGGCACATCGCCGGCCGGTGCGGTGCGAGCCGAAAACGGTTCACTTTGGAAATGGGCGGCAAGAATCCGTTGATCGTGATGGACGACGCGGACTTGGACCAAGCTGTGAAGGCCGCCATTGCAGGGGCGTTCCTGTTTCAGGGGCAAATCTGTATGTCATCCAGCCGGATTCTGGTCGCTCGATCCATCATCGATTCATTCACGCAGCGACTTGCCGCGGCGGCACAAGGTTTATCGTTGGGGGACCTGCGTGAACCTAGCACGATGATCGGCCCCATCATCCATGAACGTCAACGCAGCAAGATTCGGCGGCACGTCGATGACGCGATCCGGCGCGGTGCCACGCTGGTCACCGGTGGCAAGTGGGTTCAGAATCGATTTCAGCCGACCGTGCTAAGTAATGTCCCGGCGGATGCTGTGATTCACCGCGAAGAAACGTTCGGGCCGGTGGCAGTGATCGAACCCTTTGACGCCGTCGACCAAGCGATCGATTTGGCAAACTCAACCAACTTCGGTCTGACCGCGTCGGTGTTCACGTCCAGTCTGAAAACAGCGCTGCGCTGCGTCGATGAAATCGATGCGGGAATGGTCCACGTCAACGAGATGACGATCCAAGAAGAAGCTCACGTTCCGTTTGGCGGGAACCGCGACAGTGGGTTTGGACGCGAAGGCAGCGAAGTGGGCATCGATACCTATACCGAGTGGAAATGGGTGACGATCCACGGCCTGGGTTAG